One window of the Streptomyces asoensis genome contains the following:
- a CDS encoding siderophore-interacting protein translates to MTTAVVAPFRFFSLQVVRARRVGSSLVRVTFTGQDLEHFFSDGHDQSLSLFLPQPGQSEPQVPFELGDGWWQAWRELPDDVRAVMRSYTLRALRRDALGRTIEIDIDFVLHTPAGPASAWASDAGAGDRVVLLGPALADNRAIRFRPPGDTDLIVLWGDESALPAVASILESLPAGQRVRVWLEAHDVGNVRELATAADAEITWVVGESSVDALREARLPAAEHPYVWIAGESGCVRALRRHFVQERGIDRRRITFVGYWRQGMNEEQLRASE, encoded by the coding sequence GTGACCACCGCCGTTGTCGCGCCATTCCGGTTCTTCTCGCTTCAGGTCGTGCGGGCCCGGCGGGTCGGGTCGTCGCTCGTCCGGGTCACGTTCACCGGGCAGGATCTCGAGCACTTCTTCTCCGACGGGCACGACCAGTCGCTGTCACTGTTCCTGCCTCAGCCGGGTCAGAGCGAGCCGCAGGTGCCTTTCGAGCTCGGGGACGGCTGGTGGCAGGCGTGGCGTGAACTGCCGGACGACGTGCGGGCGGTGATGCGGTCGTACACGCTCCGGGCCCTTCGCCGGGACGCGCTCGGGCGCACCATCGAGATCGACATCGACTTCGTGCTGCACACCCCGGCCGGGCCCGCCTCCGCGTGGGCCTCGGATGCCGGTGCCGGGGACCGGGTCGTCCTGCTGGGCCCGGCTCTGGCCGACAACCGGGCGATCCGGTTCCGGCCGCCCGGCGACACCGACCTGATCGTGCTGTGGGGTGACGAGAGCGCCCTGCCGGCCGTCGCGTCGATCCTGGAGTCCCTGCCGGCCGGACAGCGCGTCCGGGTCTGGCTGGAGGCGCACGACGTCGGGAACGTGCGGGAGTTGGCGACCGCGGCGGACGCCGAGATCACCTGGGTGGTCGGGGAGAGTTCCGTGGACGCCCTCCGGGAGGCCCGGCTCCCGGCCGCCGAGCACCCGTACGTCTGGATCGCGGGCGAGTCGGGGTGTGTGAGGGCGTTGCGCCGCCACTTCGTCCAGGAGCGCGGGATCGACCGGCGCCGGATCACCTTCGTCGGATACTGGCGCCAGGGCATGAACGAGGAACAGCTCCGGGCGTCGGAATAG
- the desA gene encoding lysine decarboxylase DesA — protein sequence MRSHLLNDTTAEQYRRSVTEGVERVAAKIAATDRPFTGVSVDALAPRIDGIDLDKPLHDTTAVLDELEEVYLRDAIYFHHPRYLAHLNCPVVIPALLGEAVLSAVNSSLDTWDQSAGGTLIERKLIDWTTARIGLGPAADGVFTSGGTQSNLQALLLAREESKAESLAELRIFASEVSHFSVKKSAKLLGLGPDAVVSIPVDNDKRMQTVALARELERCKEAGLTPMAVVATAGTTDFGSIDPLPEIAELCDRYGTWMHVDAAYGCGLLASVKYRGRIDGIERADSVTVDYHKSFFQPVSSSAVLVRDAATLRHATYHAEYLNPRRMVQERIPNQVDKSLQTTRRFDALKLWMTLRTMGADGIGQLFDEVCDLTVEGWHLLAADPRFDVVVQPSLSTLVFRYIPAAVTDPAEIDRANLYARKALFASGDAVVAGTKVGARHYLKFTLLNPETTTDDIAAVLDLIAGHAEQYLGESLDRAS from the coding sequence ATGCGCTCGCACCTGCTCAATGACACGACCGCGGAGCAGTACCGCCGCTCCGTGACCGAAGGAGTAGAGCGGGTGGCCGCCAAAATTGCCGCCACCGACCGTCCGTTCACCGGCGTCTCGGTCGACGCCCTCGCGCCCCGTATCGACGGGATCGACCTGGACAAGCCGCTGCACGACACCACGGCCGTCCTGGACGAGTTGGAGGAGGTCTATCTCCGCGACGCGATCTACTTCCACCACCCCCGGTACCTCGCCCACCTCAACTGCCCGGTCGTCATCCCCGCCCTGCTGGGCGAGGCGGTCCTGTCGGCCGTCAACTCCTCCCTCGACACCTGGGACCAGTCGGCCGGCGGCACCCTCATCGAGCGCAAACTGATCGACTGGACGACGGCCCGGATCGGCCTCGGCCCGGCCGCCGACGGCGTGTTCACCTCGGGCGGCACCCAGTCCAACCTCCAGGCGCTGCTGCTCGCCCGCGAGGAGTCCAAAGCGGAGTCCCTCGCCGAACTGCGCATCTTCGCCTCCGAGGTCAGCCACTTCAGCGTGAAGAAGTCCGCGAAGCTGCTGGGCCTCGGACCCGACGCGGTGGTGTCCATCCCGGTCGACAACGACAAGCGGATGCAGACCGTCGCGCTCGCCCGCGAGCTGGAGCGGTGCAAGGAGGCCGGTCTGACGCCGATGGCCGTGGTCGCCACCGCCGGCACCACCGACTTCGGCTCCATCGACCCGCTGCCCGAGATAGCCGAGCTGTGCGACCGGTACGGCACCTGGATGCACGTCGACGCGGCCTACGGCTGCGGTCTGCTCGCCTCCGTGAAGTACCGGGGCCGGATCGACGGCATCGAGCGCGCCGACTCCGTTACCGTCGACTACCACAAGTCCTTCTTCCAGCCGGTGAGTTCGTCGGCCGTGCTGGTCCGCGACGCGGCCACGCTCCGCCACGCCACCTACCACGCCGAGTACCTCAACCCGCGCCGCATGGTGCAGGAGCGCATCCCCAACCAGGTGGACAAGTCCCTCCAGACCACCCGCCGCTTCGACGCGCTCAAACTGTGGATGACCCTGCGCACCATGGGCGCCGACGGCATCGGACAGCTCTTCGACGAGGTCTGCGACCTGACCGTCGAGGGCTGGCACCTGCTGGCCGCCGACCCGCGCTTCGACGTCGTCGTCCAGCCGTCGCTCTCCACCCTCGTCTTCCGCTACATCCCCGCCGCCGTCACCGACCCGGCCGAGATCGACCGCGCCAACCTCTACGCCCGCAAGGCCCTGTTCGCCTCCGGTGACGCGGTGGTCGCGGGCACGAAGGTCGGCGCCCGCCACTACCTGAAGTTCACCCTGCTGAACCCCGAGACGACGACCGACGACATCGCCGCCGTCCTCGACCTGATCGCCGGCCACGCCGAGCAGTACCTGGGAGAGTCCCTTGACCGCGCTTCCTGA
- a CDS encoding lysine N(6)-hydroxylase/L-ornithine N(5)-oxygenase family protein has product MTALPEASHTYDFVGIGLGPFNLGLACLTEPIDTLDGVFLESKPDFEWHAGMFLDGAHLQTPFMSDLVTLADPTSPYSFLNYLKEKGRLYSFYIRENFYPLRVEYDDYCRWAANKLSSVRFSTTVAEVTYEDDVYVVRTTAGERFRARHLVLGTGTPPYIPEACADLGGDFLHNSRYLRHKAELQKKESITLVGSGQSAAEIYYDLLSEIDVHGYQLNWVTRSPRFFPLEYTKLTLEMTSPEYIDYFRELPEQTRYRLTAEQKSLFKGIDGDLINEIFDLLYQKNLGGPVPTRLLTNSSLNSASHADGSYTLAFRQEEQEKDFELTSQGLVLATGYKYTEPEFLAPVRDRLRYDSHGNFDVARNYSIDTTGRGVFLQNAGAHTHSITSPDLGMGAYRNSSIIRDLLGSEYYPVEKTIAFQEFSV; this is encoded by the coding sequence TTGACCGCGCTTCCTGAAGCCAGCCACACCTATGACTTCGTGGGGATCGGGCTCGGCCCCTTCAACCTCGGCCTCGCCTGCCTCACCGAGCCCATCGACACGCTCGACGGCGTCTTCCTGGAGTCCAAGCCGGACTTCGAGTGGCACGCCGGCATGTTCCTGGACGGCGCCCACCTCCAGACGCCGTTCATGTCGGACCTGGTCACCCTGGCCGACCCGACCTCGCCGTACTCCTTCCTCAACTACCTGAAGGAGAAAGGCCGGCTGTACTCGTTCTACATCCGCGAGAACTTCTACCCGCTGCGGGTCGAGTACGACGACTACTGCCGCTGGGCCGCGAACAAGCTGAGCAGCGTGCGCTTCTCGACGACGGTCGCGGAAGTGACGTACGAGGACGACGTGTACGTCGTGCGGACCACCGCCGGCGAGCGGTTCCGCGCCCGTCACCTGGTCCTCGGCACCGGCACGCCCCCGTACATCCCGGAGGCCTGCGCGGACCTGGGCGGCGACTTCCTGCACAACTCCCGCTACCTGCGGCACAAGGCGGAGCTCCAGAAGAAGGAGTCGATCACGCTGGTCGGCTCCGGGCAGTCGGCCGCCGAGATCTACTACGACCTGCTCAGCGAGATCGACGTCCACGGCTACCAGCTGAACTGGGTCACCCGCTCCCCGCGCTTCTTCCCGCTCGAGTACACCAAGCTCACGCTGGAGATGACCTCCCCGGAGTACATCGACTACTTCCGCGAGCTGCCGGAGCAGACCCGCTACCGCCTGACGGCCGAGCAGAAGAGCCTCTTCAAGGGCATCGACGGCGATCTCATCAACGAGATCTTCGACCTGCTCTACCAGAAGAACCTCGGCGGCCCGGTGCCCACCCGCCTGCTCACCAACTCATCGCTGAACAGCGCGAGTCACGCCGACGGCAGCTACACCCTCGCCTTCCGCCAGGAGGAGCAGGAGAAGGACTTCGAGCTGACCTCCCAGGGGCTGGTCCTGGCCACCGGCTACAAGTACACCGAGCCGGAGTTCCTCGCGCCCGTCCGGGACAGACTGCGCTACGACTCCCACGGCAACTTCGACGTCGCCCGCAACTACTCCATCGACACCACGGGCCGGGGCGTGTTCCTCCAGAACGCGGGCGCGCACACCCACAGCATCACCTCCCCCGACCTCGGCATGGGGGCGTACCGCAACAGCTCGATCATCCGTGACCTGCTCGGCAGCGAGTACTACCCGGTCGAGAAGACCATCGCGTTCCAGGAGTTCTCCGTATGA
- a CDS encoding GNAT family N-acetyltransferase encodes MSTTTAAVGRLTLRPLDPVEDAELLHGWVTHPKAAYWMMQHAKLVDVERAYMDIAADEHSHALIGLHDGEPAFLMEYYDPAHRELVGLYEPRPGDVGMHFLVAPTDRPVHGFTRAVITAVMTRLFDDPTTSRVVVEPDVSNTAVHALNEAVGFVPEREIQKPEKQALLSFCTREQFVAATGVPA; translated from the coding sequence ATGAGCACGACCACGGCCGCCGTCGGCCGTCTCACCCTCCGCCCCCTCGACCCCGTCGAGGACGCCGAGCTGCTGCACGGCTGGGTCACACACCCCAAAGCCGCGTACTGGATGATGCAGCACGCGAAACTGGTGGACGTCGAGCGCGCCTACATGGACATCGCGGCCGACGAGCACAGCCACGCCCTCATTGGCCTGCACGACGGCGAGCCCGCGTTCCTGATGGAGTACTACGACCCGGCCCACCGTGAGCTGGTCGGCCTGTACGAGCCGCGGCCCGGCGACGTCGGCATGCACTTCCTGGTCGCCCCCACCGACCGGCCCGTGCACGGATTCACGCGGGCCGTGATCACCGCCGTGATGACGCGCCTCTTCGACGACCCGACCACCTCCCGGGTCGTCGTCGAGCCGGACGTCTCCAACACGGCGGTGCACGCCCTCAACGAGGCCGTCGGGTTCGTGCCCGAGCGGGAGATCCAGAAGCCGGAGAAGCAGGCGTTGCTGAGCTTCTGCACCCGCGAGCAGTTCGTCGCGGCGACGGGGGTGCCGGCATGA
- a CDS encoding IucA/IucC family protein encodes MSLADAVAHLSPERWEKANRLLVRKALAEFAHERLITPEEKDGRFVVRSDDGLTYYRFTAVRHALDHWQVDADSITRTRDDAELPVAALDFFIELKKTLGLSEEILPVYLEEISSTLSGTCYKLTKPQITSADLVKGGFQAIETGMTEGHPCFVANNGRLGFGIHDYLSYAPETASPVRLVWLAAHRSRAAFTAGVGIEYESFVREELGEKTVERFDGILREQDRDPDDYLLIPVHPWQWWNKLTVTFAAEIARGNLVCLGEGDDEYLAQQSIRTFFNSSHPEKHYVKTALSVLNMGFMRGLSAAYMEATPAINDWLAQLIDNDPVLRSTGLSIIRERAAVGYRHLEYEAATDRYSPYRKMLAALWRESPVPTLRDGESLATMASLVHVDHEGSSVAGVLIEQSGLTPTEWLRGYLQAYYTPLLHSFYAYDLVFMPHGENTILVLKDGAVQRAIYKDIAEEIAVMDPDAVLPPEVRRIRVEVPEDKKLLSIFTDVFDCFFRFLAAGLATEGILEEDDFWRTVAEVTRAYQEANPELADKFRQYDMFAPEFALSCLNRLQLRNNRQMVDLADPSGALQLIGTLSNPVTGF; translated from the coding sequence ATGAGCCTCGCCGACGCCGTCGCCCACCTCTCCCCCGAGCGCTGGGAGAAGGCCAACCGTCTGCTCGTCCGCAAGGCCCTCGCGGAGTTCGCGCACGAGCGTCTGATCACCCCCGAGGAGAAGGACGGCCGCTTCGTCGTCCGCAGCGACGACGGGCTGACCTACTACCGCTTCACCGCCGTCCGCCACGCCCTCGACCACTGGCAGGTGGACGCCGACTCGATCACCCGGACCCGTGACGACGCCGAACTCCCGGTCGCCGCACTGGACTTCTTCATCGAGCTGAAGAAGACGCTGGGCCTGAGCGAGGAGATCCTGCCGGTCTACCTGGAGGAGATCTCCTCCACCCTCTCCGGCACCTGCTACAAACTGACCAAACCGCAGATCACGTCGGCGGATCTGGTCAAGGGCGGCTTCCAGGCCATCGAGACCGGGATGACCGAGGGCCACCCCTGCTTCGTCGCCAACAACGGGCGGCTCGGCTTCGGCATCCACGACTACCTGTCGTACGCCCCGGAGACGGCGAGCCCGGTCCGGCTGGTGTGGCTGGCCGCGCACCGCTCGCGGGCCGCGTTCACGGCGGGCGTCGGGATCGAATACGAGTCGTTCGTGCGGGAGGAACTGGGCGAGAAGACGGTCGAGCGGTTCGACGGGATCCTGCGCGAGCAGGACCGGGACCCGGACGACTATCTCCTCATCCCCGTCCACCCCTGGCAGTGGTGGAACAAGCTCACCGTCACCTTCGCAGCCGAGATCGCGCGCGGGAACCTGGTCTGCCTGGGCGAGGGCGACGACGAGTACCTGGCGCAGCAGTCCATCCGGACGTTCTTCAACTCCTCGCACCCCGAGAAGCACTATGTGAAGACGGCCCTGTCCGTCCTCAACATGGGCTTCATGCGCGGTCTGTCGGCCGCCTACATGGAGGCGACCCCGGCCATCAACGACTGGCTGGCCCAGCTCATCGACAACGACCCGGTGCTGAGGTCGACGGGCCTGTCGATCATCCGGGAGCGGGCGGCCGTCGGCTACCGGCACCTGGAGTACGAGGCGGCGACGGACCGCTACTCGCCGTACCGCAAGATGCTGGCCGCGCTGTGGCGGGAGAGCCCGGTGCCGACGCTCCGGGACGGCGAGTCGCTCGCGACCATGGCCTCCCTGGTCCATGTGGACCACGAGGGCAGCTCGGTGGCCGGCGTGCTGATCGAGCAGTCGGGCCTGACGCCGACGGAGTGGCTGCGCGGCTACCTCCAGGCGTACTACACCCCGCTCCTGCACAGCTTCTACGCCTATGACCTGGTGTTCATGCCGCACGGCGAGAACACCATCCTGGTCCTGAAGGACGGGGCGGTGCAGCGGGCGATCTACAAGGACATCGCCGAGGAGATCGCGGTCATGGACCCGGACGCGGTGCTGCCGCCCGAGGTCCGGCGCATCCGCGTCGAGGTGCCCGAGGACAAGAAGCTCCTGTCCATCTTCACGGACGTCTTCGACTGCTTCTTCCGCTTCCTCGCGGCCGGCCTCGCCACCGAGGGGATCCTCGAGGAGGACGACTTCTGGCGCACGGTCGCCGAGGTCACCCGCGCCTACCAGGAGGCGAACCCCGAACTGGCCGACAAGTTCCGCCAGTACGACATGTTCGCCCCCGAGTTCGCCCTGTCCTGCCTCAACCGTCTCCAGCTGCGCAACAACAGGCAGATGGTGGACCTGGCGGACCCGTCGGGCGCCCTCCAGCTGATCGGAACCCTGAGCAATCCCGTCACGGGGTTCTGA
- a CDS encoding DUF4429 domain-containing protein codes for MAEIIQKDGTWVFDGDALRLTPGRDKNVSPLRRELGELIVPLGALAGLSFEQGKKTGRLRLRLRDGADPLLQATGGRLTEPHDPYQLLVDSDRYGVAEYLVDEVRQALLLDEVPADPVDAYLLPGPSVPLSASAGDGTASFDGERVRLEWNWKTEESKASAGARSLGIAEIEAVEWQPAVGLENGCLRFRLRHAPTKAPAKYDPNAVELWGFKKDPLMALVAAAVQARLPHPAAGPRDAVPAQREPDSAAGDDHDALLRRLRELGELRRDGVLTDDEFAMAKQAVLRRM; via the coding sequence ATGGCGGAAATCATCCAGAAGGACGGCACCTGGGTCTTCGACGGCGATGCCCTGCGGCTGACCCCGGGCCGGGACAAGAACGTCAGCCCGCTCCGCAGGGAACTGGGTGAACTGATCGTTCCCCTGGGCGCGTTGGCGGGGCTGTCGTTCGAGCAGGGGAAGAAGACCGGGCGGCTGCGGCTACGGCTGCGCGACGGCGCCGATCCACTGCTCCAGGCGACCGGCGGACGGCTGACCGAGCCGCACGATCCGTACCAGCTGCTCGTCGACTCCGACCGGTACGGCGTCGCCGAGTACCTCGTGGACGAGGTGCGCCAGGCGCTGCTCCTGGACGAGGTGCCGGCCGACCCGGTGGACGCGTATCTGCTGCCCGGCCCGTCCGTGCCGCTGTCCGCCTCCGCCGGGGACGGCACCGCGAGCTTCGACGGTGAGCGGGTACGCCTGGAGTGGAACTGGAAGACCGAGGAGTCCAAGGCCTCCGCCGGCGCCCGCAGTCTCGGCATCGCGGAGATCGAGGCCGTGGAGTGGCAGCCCGCGGTCGGCCTCGAGAACGGCTGTCTGCGCTTCCGGCTGCGTCACGCGCCCACGAAGGCGCCGGCCAAGTACGACCCCAACGCCGTGGAGCTGTGGGGGTTCAAGAAGGACCCGCTGATGGCACTCGTCGCGGCGGCCGTGCAGGCCAGGCTGCCCCATCCGGCGGCCGGACCCCGGGACGCCGTACCCGCGCAGCGCGAGCCGGACTCCGCCGCCGGGGACGACCACGACGCGCTGCTGCGCCGCCTGCGCGAGCTCGGCGAGCTGCGCCGCGACGGCGTCCTGACGGACGACGAGTTCGCGATGGCCAAACAGGCGGTCCTCAGACGCATGTAG